The Nostoc sp. 'Peltigera membranacea cyanobiont' N6 genome contains the following window.
ATCAGGGTTCATTTGCATTCCTGAGCCTAATTCCAGTGTCCAAGCTTCCACATCAAACTTGATTTCTCTACCAATATCTTTAAAACAAGCTTCCAGCGCTAACCAAGGTTTGATAAAAGCTTCATCAAAAGCATCACCATCATATTTATTAAGTAAGATTCCAAAATCAAGCAGGAAGTATTTTGCACTCTCTTCTCGATTTCGGAAGTAATAAAGGTAGTCTAATGCTTGATTTGTAGAACTGTGTAAATCAATTAAGTAGTCTGCATCTAAACTGAGATTTTGTAGTTTATAGCTAAAAAGTTCTGTGTAGGGTACTGCACTAGAAGAATTAATTTTATCTAAAACTTTTGCAAATTTTTGCTTAATTATAGTTAGATAATTTTGTCGAACGACCTCTAGAGCGAGATGAAGTTGAGATTTAGCAAAAGCTACTAAATCATCAGCTTCTTTCTCGTAATCCCAAAATATGCGATTCCAGTCTTTGGCTTCATAAACGCAGTATCGCCCAGGGGAAAAATGATGAGCGCGTTCATTCGTCCCTATTGGATTACAAACGGGAACTAACCAAATTTCTCCAGCTAAATCTGTATCATTTATTGTTAATAAAAACTCAATTAGCTGGTGAATTACGGCATTACCAGCAATTTCTGCACCGTGCAGATTTGATTGAATGTATACCTTTTTACCAGGTTTAGCGCCGATGAACTTGTATAGTTGTAAGTATAGGCGATCGCCCGAAGCCATTTGACGTAAAGGAATAGTTTCAATAACTGGCTGCATGAAATAACCCGGTGATGATTTGAGTAAATTATCGCTGTATCTGTACTGAATTAAAAGCTTAAGTAAGTAGGCAAGAATAAATCAAAGTAGATTAAGTAATATTAAAAATCTTGAAATGAGTTC
Protein-coding sequences here:
- a CDS encoding succinylglutamate desuccinylase/aspartoacylase family protein, producing the protein MQPVIETIPLRQMASGDRLYLQLYKFIGAKPGKKVYIQSNLHGAEIAGNAVIHQLIEFLLTINDTDLAGEIWLVPVCNPIGTNERAHHFSPGRYCVYEAKDWNRIFWDYEKEADDLVAFAKSQLHLALEVVRQNYLTIIKQKFAKVLDKINSSSAVPYTELFSYKLQNLSLDADYLIDLHSSTNQALDYLYYFRNREESAKYFLLDFGILLNKYDGDAFDEAFIKPWLALEACFKDIGREIKFDVEAWTLELGSGMQMNPDSVAKGVRGVKNYLAQKGVLQIPDFSDDRKTHEMTFASSSNRKKYYAIAGGMIQSRIALGSRFKAGEKLYQILSFNKEGNLPSVIDVCAQQDGLVYDVATNQAVNEGEFVLGIIFWTLV